The DNA segment CCGGCCGAGGTGATCGGCCACGACTGCCGTGTGCTGCAGCGCGACGACCGCGATCAGGAAGGCGTCGCGCTGATCCGCCAATCGCTCGTCACCAATCGCGAAGTGAGCGCGGTGGTGCGCAACTATCGCAAGGACGGCGCGCTGTTCTGGAATCAGCTCTTCATTGCGCCGGTGCCGAACGCGGAGGGTGTCATCACGCATCATATTGGCGTCATCAACGACGTGACCGATCTGATCCGCTATCAGGAACAGTTGGAATATCAGGCCAATTACGACAGCCTCACGCGACTCCCGAACCGCAATCTGCTGCGCGACCGTCTGCAGCATGCGTTGATCGTCGCGCAGCGGCAGCACAAGGGCGTCGCGGTGGTGTTCCTCGATCTCGACGGCTTCAAGAACGTCAACGACAGCCTCGGACACAGCGTCGGCGACCGTCTGTTGAGCGTGGTGGCCGAGCGGCTTGCGCGCTGCTCGCGCACGAGCGATACCGTCGCGCGGCACGGCGGCGACGAGTTCGTGATCGTGATGACGGATACCGTCGATGAACAATCGCTGATTGCATGGATGGAGCGCGTGCGAGCGTCGATATCAGAGGCGGTCTGGCTTGACGGCACCGAGTTGTACGTGGGCTGCAGCATGGGCGCGAGCCTGTACCCGCAAGATGGCGACGATGCGGAAACGCTGATGAAGAAGGCCGATCTCGCGATGTATCGCGCGAAAGACCTGGGCCGCAACACGTTCCAGTTCTATCAGCCGGAGATGAACGCGAGCGCCGGTGCCCGTCTGAATCTCGAACGGCGCTTGCGCCGCGCGTTGCGCGACAACGAATTTTTGCTGCACTACCAGCCGCAGGTGGATATCGAAACCGGACAGATCGTCGGCACCGAAGCGCTGGTGCGCTGGCGCGATCCGGAGGTGGGGCTCGTGCCGCCGTCGTCGTTCATTCCGGTCGCCGAGGAGAGCGGCCTGATCGGACCGCTTTCCGAATGGGTGCTGCGCGAGGCGTGCCGCCAGAACAAGGCGTGGCAGGATCAAGGCTTGCCGGCGGCGCGCGTGTCGGTGAACCTGTCGGCGCGCGTGTTCCAGCAGCGCGATATCGCGCAACTCGTGATGCAGGTGCTGGCCGAAACGGGTCTTGCGCCGGAGTACCTCGAACTCGAACTGACCGAAAGCGCGATCATGCGCAACGCCGAAGAGGCGGTGTCGATGCTGAATGAGCTGCACGCGCTCGGCATCGGTCTTGCGATCGACGACTTCGGCACCGGCTATTCGAGCCTCAGCTATCTGAAGCGTTTTCCGGTCGACCGGCTGAAGATAGACCGCTCGTTCGTGTCGGACATCGGTGTGTCGAGCGACGACGAAACGATCACGTCGGCGATCATCGCGCTCGCGCATTCGCTGAAGTTGCAGGTGATCGCGGAGGGCGTGGAGACGTCCGCTCAACTCGACTTCCTGAAGGAGCGCGCATGCGATGAAATGCAAGGCTTCTACTTCGCCAAACCGTTGTCGACCGATGCCATTCGCGCGTTGCTGCAAGGCGGCGTCGGAGCGGAACTGGCAACGGCGTAAGCGATGCGCGGCGCTGTCCAGGCAATACGTCGCGCGCCAGGCTGCGCGATGAGCAAATCAGAAAAGGGTCGTATATAGTCGAGGCTCCCATCGTGAAGCTGACGACCGGGAACCAGGAAGCATCGATTCACGTGGCGCAGCGCCCGCAATCGTAGCTGGATGGCTTGGTGCGAGAGCGGACGTTTCGCCGTCGACTATGAGTTCAACGACTGGAGAAAAAAGAATGACGTCTTCCCCTGCAAAGAAGTGGGCTGTACTGCTGGCATCCGTGGTATTGAGTGTGGCGTCGGTCTCGCCGGCGTTCGCACAAAGCGGCGGCGGCGGTCCGGCGGGAAATGATTCGGACGCGGCAATTCCGGGCGCCGCTTCGAAAGTCACGACCACCAAAGCGCAACGCAAGGCCGCGCGCAAGCAGGCGCGGGCCAAGAAAAATGCCGAGCTGAAGCAGCTGGAAGCCAACGGATATAACCCGTCGCGTAACGATCCGAATTATCCGAACGACATTCAGAAGGCGGAGAAGAAGGCGGCCGCCGGCACCGCGGCCAGCCAGTAAGCGCTGCGGCGCCTGTCGTCGGTCTGGCGGCCCGCTTGCATGAGCTTGCCCGCCAGGCTTGCCGGATGGGATGGACGTAAACCAGACGAGGCGCCCGGAAGGCGCCTCGTTACACTTGCGCGAGTTCCGCCCGAAGCGGCGGCCGCGCGTCAGTCAGTCGAGGGTTGGCAACGCGCGCGGACGACGGTCGCTGTCGGTTGCAACATAGGTCAGCGTGGCTTCGGTGACCTTGACGAGGTCTTCGGTAAGGCTCATGCGTTGCGCGTAAACCTCGACTGCCACCGTCACCGACGTATTGCCGGTCTTGACGATATCCGCATAAAAACTCAGCAGGTCGCCGACGAACACCGGCTGCTTGAACACGAACGAATTCACCGCAATGGTCGCCACACGTCCATTCGCGCGACGGCTCGCCGGGATCGAGCCGGCAATGTCCACCTGAGCCATGATCCAGCCGCCGAACACGTCGCCGTGAACATTGGCGTCGGAAGGCTGCGGTACGACTCGCAGCGCACACGGCTTTTGCGGAAGTTGAAGAATATCGGTCATCGGGACACCCTGAGAAACGTGTTGGCTCGGTCGGCTCGACCGGCAGGCGGCGATTCACGACAACTGCACTGCGTACCCGGCAGAAGCCGTGACACGGCTTACGTGCAGCGCTGGCCGATCGGCCCATGAAGAGCGGCGCCAGCCGGCTTCTGCGACAATATAGGAATCAGGAATTGTACGGGAAAGCGCCCAGCCGGGCCGCGTGACAAAAAGCAGGGCGCCGGACCGGCAAGCTGCTAGGCTTGCCGCTGCGCTGCGAACTCCGTCTGTTTCGCAATTCAAGCAGAGTCCCCATGCGCCGCTCGTCCTCGACCGAACTTTCCCCGATCTCCACCCAGCCGCGCAACGACTGGCAGACGATCCTCTCACTGCTGCCTTACCTCGCCACCTACAAATGGCGTGTGGCATTCGCACTGAGTTGCCTGATCGGCGCGAAGGTCGCCAACCTTGGCGTGCCAATCGTGATGAAGCGGATCGTCGACAGTCTCTCGTCGGTTCGCCATCTCACCGCACTCGGCCGCGCACAGGACGCGCCGGGCATCGTGCTGCTCGGCGGCGTCGGTCTGCTCGTGGTGGCGTATGCGGTGGTGCGGCTTTCCACGTCGCTCTTTACCGAGTTGCGCGAAGTCCTGTTCGCGAAGGTGACCGAAAGCGCGGTGCGTCAGCTCGCGCTGAAAGTGTTCCGCCATCTGCATGCGCTGTCGCTGCGGTTTCATCTGGACCGGCAGACGGGCGGCATGTCGCGCGATATTGAACGCGGCACGCGCGGTATCACACAGCTGATCTCGTATTCGCTCTACAGCATTCTGCCGACGCTCGTCGAGGTCGGTCTCGTGCTCGGTTTCTTCGTCGTCAAGTACGAGGCGTATTACGCGGTCGTCACGTTCATCGCGCTGGCTGTGTACATCACGTTCACGGTGAAAGTGACGGAATGGCGCACGCATTTTCGCCGCACCATGAACGATCTCGATTCGCGGGCAAATTCGCGCGCGATCGATTCGCTGCTGAACTACGAAACCGTCAAATACTTCGGCAACGAAGAGTGGGAAGCGCAGCGCTACGACGAAAATCTCAGGCGCTACCGCACAGCGGCGATCAAGTCGCAGCGTTCGTTGTCCGCGCTGAACTTTGGGCAGCAGGCGATTATCGGCACCGGGCTCGTGTTCATTCTGTGGCGCGCGACGCAAGGAGTGATGGCCGGGCGGCTCACGCTCGGCGATCTGGTGTTGATCAACACGTTCATGCTGCAACTCTACATACCGCTGAATTTTCTCGGCGTGGTGTATCGCGAGCTGAAGCAGAGTCTGACGGACATGGACCGCATGTTCACGCTGCTCGGCGCGACGCGTGAAGTGCCCGATCTGCCCGACGCGCCTGCGCTACACGTGACGGGCGCGCAGGTCCGCTTCGAGCACGTGAATTTCGCGTATGAGCCGGCGCGGCAGATTCTGCACGACGTGAGCTTCACGATTCCGGCGGGCACCACGACGGCGGTGGTCGGCCATAGCGGCTCGGGCAAATCCACGCTCGCACGGCTCATGTTCCGCTTCTACGATCTCGACCGCGCAACGGGCGGCGCGATCACCATCGACGGTCAGGATATCCGCGATGTCGCGCAGGATTCGCTGCGCGCGTCGATCGGCATCGTGCCGCAGGATACGGTGCTGTTCAACGATTCGATCTACTACAACATTGCGTACGGCCGGCCGTCGGCCACGCGCGACGAGGTGATCGCGGCGGCGCGCGCGGCGCATATTCATGAGTTCATCGAAGGCTTGCCGAAGGGCTACGACACGCCGGTCGGCGAACGCGGGCTGAAGCTTTCGGGAGGCGAAAAGCAGCGCGTGGCAATTGCCCGCACGATCCTCAAGAATCCGCCCATTCTGTTATTCGACGAAGCCACGTCCGCGCTCGACTCGCGCTCCGAGCGCGCGATTCAGCGTGAACTCGATCAGATCGCCCGCGAACGCACGACGCTGATCATTGCCCACCGGCTGTCGACGGTGGTGCACGCACAGCAGATCATCGTGATGGATAAAGGGCGCATCGTGGAGCGCGGCACGCACGCGGAGTTGCTGAACGCGAATGGGCTTTTTGCGCAAATGTGGGCGTTGCAGCAGCAACGCGCGGAATTGACGCCGGAGGCTGGCGAGCCTGCGGATGTTGGCCACAGCGGACGGTAGTGAGCGTCGGCGGAGTCGACGCACGCGGGCACACGTCGGCCACCTTCGAGGGCAGCGCAGCGGAGCCCGGCGGCGCACGAAAGCTCACGCGCCGCCGCGGCATGCGCACTTTCCTGCGCTCTCTCGCTCGCGCTCAGCGTGCGCGCAAGCGCTGATCCAGCGCCTGCAACTGCGCGGGCGTCCCGACGTTTTCCCACACGCCTTCATGCAGTTCGCCGCTCGCGCGGCCTTGCGCAATCGTCTCGCGGTAATACGGCGAAAGCGCGCGCCGCGTGCCGCGCGGCAAATCACGGAACATGCGCGTGTCGTACAGACCGATGTTGCCGAATGTGAAGCGCGGTTGGGCGTCGAGTGCCAGCACGCCGTCCACGAGACCGAAGTCGCCGCCCGGATGAAACGCCGGATTCGGCACCATCACCAGATGCATGCCGGGCTCGCCCGACGCTGCCAGTTGCGCGGCACGGGCCTGCAGCGTCGCGTAATCGAAATCCGCATAGACGTCGCCACTTACCGCGACGAACACTTCACTCGTGCCTTCGTCTTCGAGTAGCGGCAGCGCCTGAACGATGCCGCCCGCTGTTTCCAGCGCTTCGGTTTCGCGCGAATACAGCAGACGCACGTGCCAGCGCGAACCGTCGCCGAGCGTGTCCTCGATCTGTTTGCCGAGCCACGCGTGATTGATCACGATAGTCTCGAATCCGGCCCGCGCAAGCCGTTCGATCTGCCACACGATCAACGGTTTGCCGCCTGCTTCGAGCAACGGTTTGGGGCGTGTGTCGGTCAACGGACGCATGCGTTCGCCACGGCCCGCGGCAAAGATCATCGCTTTCTTCAGGGACTTCGTCATGAGCGAGGTGAGGAGTTCAGAACGTGTAGCCGACTTCGTCGGCGCGGCCTTCGAGTTCGTCGAGCAGTCTCGCAAACGGGCGCAGCGGCGCGTAGCGTTCCGCCACCTTACGCGCGTAGCCCATGAAGCGCGGCAGGTCGTTCATGTAGTGCGGCTTGCCGTCGCGATAATTGATCCGGCAGAAAAGGCCCAGCACCTTGATGTGCCGTTGCAGGCCCAGCCATTCGAGTTGACGGTAAAACTCCCCGAAATCCGGATCGACCGGCAGGCCGGCCTTTCTCGCACGCTCCCAGTAGTACACGAAGCAGTCGAGTTCGAATTCCTCGTCCCAACTGAGAAACGCATCGCGCAGCAGCGACACGACGTCGTACGTGATCGGACCGTACACGGCGTCCTGGAAGTCGAGCACGCCGGGATTGGGCGGCGCGATCATCAGATTGCGCGGCATGAAGTCGCGCAGCATGAAGACTTGCGGTTGCGCGCGGGCGCTCGCAATGAGCAGCGCATACGTGCGATCGAGCAGTGCGCGCGTCTTTTCGTCGACCTCACGGCCCAGATGCCGGCCAATGAACCACTCCGGCAACAACTCCATCTCGCGGCGCAGGAACGCTTCGTCGAATGGCGGCAGCACGCCGTCTTGCGAACTGAGCTGCCAGCGGATCAGCGCGTCCAGCGCGTCGCGCATCAGCGTGCGGCACTGGCTGGAATCGCCGTCTCTTTGCGCGGTGGTCAGCGCACCGAGATACGACTCGGTGCCGAGATCGGTGACGAGCATGAAGCCCGCGTCGAAATCGGCTTCCATCACGCGCGGCACGTGCACGCCGGCGTCGAACAGCAGTTGCGCGATCTGCACGAACTCGCGGCATTTTTCGGGCGGCGGCGCGTCGACGGCGATCAGCGTGCCGGCGGCCTCGCCTTCCGGCGCCTTACCGGCGAGCCGGAAATAGCGCCGGAAACTGGCGTCGGACGAGGCGGGAACGAGGGTGTCGAGCGCAAGCGCATAACCCGCCGCGTGGCCTTGCAGCCAGGCTTTGAGCAGGTGGAGGCGGGTGTCGGTGGAATCTTGGGAGGAGGGCAGCGTCATGAAAACCGGCGGCAAAATCTTGGGGGCAACGTCTTGCCATATAATACCCCACGACTTTTTTGACGCGACTCACGCCAGCTGTGCGCATTGCGCTTTACCGCCCGCCTCACCGTTCGACAGATCTCTATTGATGTGCAGCCGACTGTCACGGTCAGGATGTGCAGGCGGTGGATCGTGACTGCAAAAGCTGACGGACGGGCCGATTCGCCAAACGATACATGCCGCCTAGACAGCTTTCCCAAACGACTCCCTCTTGTGCCGCAGAGCCGCGCAAAAGGCGGCTCGTCGCGGCGTTGATCGCCGTTCCGGGCCTGATGCCCGCGCTTGCGCACGCCCAGCTCGTCGGCGAGGCGGCGCAGCCACAGCCTATCGACGCGCCGTGGGGCATGCGGCTCGCCCCGCAGCTCGAAGAACATCCGCTGCAGTCGGGCCAGAAGCCGGCCACGTTCGTGCTCGGCGAAAGCGAGAGCGGCACGACGGATCAGGATCTGGCCGCGAAGGGCGCCGCGGAAGTGCGCCGCAATACTTTCGTCATCAAGGCCGACGCGCTGCATTACGATCAGGACACGGACATGGCCGACGCATACGGCCAGGTCCACGTGAACAACAACGGCGCGACCTTCGCCGGCCCCGAGGCGCACATGCGCGTGGATTCGAGCGAAGGCTTCATGACCGCGCCGAAGTACCACTTCAACATGACAGGCGGTTCGGGCAGCGCGGACCGCGTCGATCTGCTCGACAACGAGCGCTCGGTGTTCACCAACGGTACGTACACGGCCTGCGAGTGCGCGGACGATCCGGCGTGGTACATCAAGGGCAGCGAATTCGATTTCGACACGGGCGCGGACGAAGGCGTCGCCCACAATGGCGTGCTGTTCTTCCAGGGCGTGCCGGTGTTCGCGTCGCCGTGGCTGTCGTTCCCGCTGTCGGGCGAGCGGCGCAGCGGGATCCTGCCGCCCACGTTCTCGCTGAGTTCGTCGAACGGCTTCGAACTCTCGGTGCCGTATTACTTCAACATCGCGCCCAATCGCGATCTGACGGTCACGCCGCGTCTGATCTCCAAGCGCGGCGTGCAGCTGCAGACCACGTTCCGGTATCTGTCGCCCACGTATTCCGGCTCGATCACCGGCGAATTCCTGCCGGACGACCACCTGACCAAGACCAACCGCTACGCGCTGTACATCCAGCACAACCAGAATTTCGGCGACGGGTTCGGCGGCTACATCTATTACAACAAGGTTTCGGACAACACGTATCCGGAAGACCTGTCGTCGTCGGTCAACCAGTTCATGAACGGCACCCAGCTCCTGTATCAGCAGGAAGCCGGGTTGACCTACAACAATGGCCCGTGGTCGGTGCTCGCGCGTGAGCAGCACTGGCAGACGCTGACGCCGTCGGTCGCGCCGTATGGCCGCGAGCCGCAGTTGAACGTGAAGTACGCGAAGTACAACGTCGGCGGTTTCGACTACGGCGCGGAAGCCGACTACACGAACTTCCGCATCACCACGGCGGACATGACCGAAGGTCAGCGGGTGATGTTCAACCCGTACCTGTCGTACTCGGTGGTTGGACCAGGCTACTTCGTCACGCCGAAAGTGCAGTGGCACTTCGCGTCGTACAACCTGCGCAATATCGGCACCGACGTGCCCGTCGGCACGCCGAAGAACTTCACCGAATCGATCCCGACGCTCAGCTTCGACACGGGCCTGATCTTCGACCGCTCGGTGCGCATCTTCGGCGAGGATTACATCCAGACGCTGGAGCCGCGCCTATACTACGTTTACACGCCGTACCGCAATCAGGAATCCGCGCCGCTGTTTGACACGGCCGACTCCGACTTCGGTCTCGCCGAAATTTTCACGCCGAACACGTTCGTCGGCAACGACCGGATCGCGGACGCGAACCGGCTGACGGCCGCCATCACCACGCGTTTCATCAACCCGGCAACGGGCGACGAACGCGCGCGCTTCGTGATTGCGCAGCAGTACTATTTCCAGGACCAGCGCGTCACGCTGCTGCCGACGCAAACCAGCACGCAAGCCACGCACTCGGACCTGATTGCAGGCGCGTCGTTGAAGCTCGGCGCCGGTTTCGCTTCGGAAACGGCGTTCCAATATAATGCCGACAATAACCAGCTGGTGAAGACCAGCGTGGGCTTCGGGTTCAGCCCGGGCACCGGCCGGGTGATCAACGTCGGCTATCGCTACACGCGCGCGAACACCACGCTGGATAACCAGCCGATCAACCAGCTGCTGATTTCCGGGCAGTGGCCGCTCACGCACCGCGTGTACGGAGTCGGGCGCTTCAATTACGACCTCGGCGGTCACCGGATCGTAGACGGTCTCGTCGGTCTGCAATACGACGCCGACTGCTGGACGCTCGGCGCCGGTATCCAGCGTTACGCGAACGGCCTGAACACGTCGGGGCAGAATCAGTCGAGCACGCGGTTTCTCGCGCAGCTGACGTTCAAGGGTCTGTCGAGCGTCGATAACGGACTGATCAGCGCGTTCCGCAACAGCGTCGCGGGCTACACGCCGTTGCCGCCGCCGCCGCCGCCGGAAGCGCGTTTCACCAATTACGAATGACGCTCACCGAATCACGAGCATTGACGGAATGCGAAAAGACGGGCCCAGGCGTGCCCGACATCATTGGAGTATCTGTGGCAATCATGAAAAAGCTTCGCTTGGCAACGCTCGCGGCCGGTCTGGCCGTCGCGGCGTCTTTCCTGTCGGTGGCGCCGGTGCAGGCGCAGGCGCTCTCCAGCAGTAGCGGCGAGACGGTCGATACCATCGCCGCGGTGGTCAACAACGGTGTCATCACGCGGCGCGAGCTCGACGAGCGCATCGGCCTGATCACGCGCCGGCTGAACCAGCAGAACGCGCCGGTCCCGCCGATGGACCAGTTGCGTCAGCAGGTGCTCAACCAGATGGTGCTGGAGCGCATCCAGCTGCAAAAAGCCAAGGAAGACGGCATCAATATCGACGACGCTGCCGTGCAGAAAACGCTCGAACGTCTCGCGCAGGCGAACAACATGTCGCTTGAAATCTACCGCGCACGGATCGAGGCGCAAGGCGTGCCCTGGACCACGTTTACGAACGACGCGCGCACGGAACTGACGCTGTCGCGTTTGCGCGAAAAGGAAGTGGATAGCAAGGTCACCGTGTCGGACGCCGAGGTCGCCAATTACATCGCCAGCCAGCGCGGCCCGAACGCCGGCCTGACGAGCGACCTGCACATGCAGCACATTTTCGTGAAGGCGCCGCTGAACGCGCCGGAAACGGACATCGAAGCGGCGCAGAAGAAAGCCCAGGCGTTGCTGGACGAAGCGAAGGGCGGCGCCAGTTTCGAGAAGCTGGCAAAGTCGGAATCGCAGGCGCCGGACGCGTCGAAGGGTGGCGACATGGGTTATGCGTCGCCGGCCACGCTGCCGCCTGACTTCGTCAAGGCCGCGTCGAATCTGCGCCCGGGCCAGGTCAATCCGGACCTGATCCGCACCAGCGACGGCTTTGAAATCGTGCGTCTGGTGGACCGCCGCGCGGGTCAGGGCACGTCGTCGAGCGATTCCACGAAGCTCGTGCAGACGCACGTGCGGCACATTCTGCTGCGTGTCGGCGACGGCATGTCGGAGCCGCAGGCGCGCCAGAAGCTGCTCGAGATCAAGCAGGAGATCGCCGCGGGCGGCGATTTCGCAAAGTTCGCGCATACGTATTCGCAGGACGGTTCGTCGTCGCAGGGCGGCGATCTGGGCTGGATCAGCCCGGGTGAAACGGTGCCCGAATTCGAACGCGCGATGAACACGTTGCAGGACGGCCAGATCAGCGACCCGGTGCGAAGCGAGTACGGCTACCACCTGATTCAGGTGCTGGGCCGCCGCGAAGCAGAAGGCTCCGTTTCGCAGCAGATGGACCTCGCGCGCCAGGCCATCGGCCAGCGCAAAGCGGAACAGGCGTATGCCGACTGGCTGCGCGAACTGCGCGACACGGCGTACGTGGAAGTCAAACCCATGCTGACGAGCGCGCAGTAAGCATCATGACGAACGCCGCGCAGTCCAGCCATCCGTTGCAGATCGCGGTCACGACCGGCGAGCCCGCCGGCGTCGGCCCCGAGTTGACCGCGCAGGCGCTGGCCGGCGCGGCCACGCACTGGCCCGGGGCGCAATTCACAGTGCTCGGCGACGCGGACCTGCTCGCCGCGCGGGCGCATGCGGTGGGCGTGGATTGGGCCGCGCTGACGGCGGACGGCAAGCGCGTTCGCGTGCAGCACACGGCGCTCGGCGCGCCGGCGCAGGCCGGCAAGCTGAACGCGGCAAACGGCCGCTATGTGCTCGACCTGCTCGATCGCGCGATCGACGGCGCAATGGCCGGTTCGTTCGACGCGATCGTCACCGCGCCGCTGCAAAAGAGCACGATCAACGACGCCGGCGTGCCGTTTACCGGCCACACCGAATATCTGGCCGAGCGTACGAATACGCGCCAGGTGGTGATGATGCTGGCCGGCACCGGCAAACGTCCGCTGCGGGTCGCGCTCGCCACCACGCATCTGCCGCTGAAGGATGTGTCCGCGGCGTTGTCGGTGCAAGGCATTCTGGAAACGCTGCGCATCATCCATCATGATTTGCGGCATCACTTCGGTTTGCCCGCGCCGCGCATTCTGGTCACGGGGCTGAATCCACACGCGGGCGAAAACGGTTATCTCGGCCGCGAGGAAATCGAGGTCATCACGCCGGCGCTGAAATGCGCGAACGATCAGGGTATCGACGCGCGCGGTCCCTATCCGGCGGATACGCTGTTCCAGCCGCGTTATCTGGACGAAGCTGACTGCGTGCTGGCGATGTTTCACGATCAGGGCTTGCCGGTGTTGAAGTACGCCACGTTCGGCGAAGGCATCAACGTCACGCTCGGGTTGCCGATCATCCGCACGTCGGTGGATCACGGCACGGCGCTCGATCTGGCCGGCACGGGCCGTGCCGACGCCGGCAGCCTGATCGCCGCGATCGACACGGCGGTGTCGATGGCGCAGCACCGCCGGGCGGGCTGACGGCGGCGCACGCCGCTCGCGTTGCCGACGCTTTCGCACGAGCATTGCGTTTCGCGCGCGCTCCTTTTTCAAAGCCATTTTTTTCTTAGCGTTTCTTCGATGTCCATCAGCAGACAGCAACAGGGCCGGCACCAGGGTCACATCGCGCGCAAGCGTTTTGGCCAGAACTTTCTGGTCGACATGGGCGTGATCGACTCGATCGTCGACGTGATCCGGCCGCAGCGCGGCGAGCGCATGGTCGAAATCGGGCCGGGCCTCGGCGCGCTGACCGAGCCGCTGATCGAGCGGCTGGCTACGCCCGGCTCGCCGCTGCACGCTGTCGAACTGGACCGTGATCTGATCGGCCGTCTGAAGACGAAGTTCGGCGAGCTACTCGAACTGCACGCGGGCGACGCACTCGCGTTCGACTTCGGCTCGCTGGCCGTTCCGGGCGAGAAGGCGTCGCTGCGCATTGTCGGCAATCTGCCGTACAACATTTCGAGTCCCTTGCTGTTTCACCTGACCTCGTTTGCCGAGCGCGTGATCGACCAGCACTTCATGCTGCAGAACGAGGTGGTCGACCGGATGGTGGCGGAGCCGGGCACCAAAGCATTCAGCCGACTTTCGGTGATGCTGCAGTATCGCTACGTGATCGATAAACAGCTCGACGTTCCGCCCGAGGCATTCAACCCGCCGCCGAAGGTCGACTCGGCAATCGTGCGGATGATTCCCTATGAATTGCACGAGTTGCCGGACGTCGACGAGCGCGTGCTCGGCGAAGTGGTGACCGCCGCCTTTTCGCAACGCCGCAAGATGTTGCGCAATACGCTTGGCGCGTACCGCGATTCGGTGGATTTCGAAGCACTCGGCTTCGATCTGCAACGCCGCGCGGAAGACGTGCCGGTGGCCGAGTATGTGCGCGTCGCGCAATTGGTGGCAGGCTCGGATTCGCGCAGCGAGGGCTAAGCTTCAGGCGGTCAAAACGCGGTAGCCGAACGCGGCGGCCGAACGCGGCGGCCAAACGCGGCGGTCAAACGCGGCGGTCAAACGCGGCGGTCAACGGGTTGGCACGTCCGCTTTATTTCTGACTACTGATGTATTTGGTAGCCCCAACTCATCTCCGTCCAAATCCGGGTACATTTACGGTTTCTACGTCAGGCAACTGGGAGTACAACATGCGCCTTCTTCACACCATGCTCCGGGTCGGCGACCTGGACCGTTCAATTGCGTTTTACACGGAACTGCTCGGCATGAGACTGCTGCGCCGCGAAGACTATCCGGAGGGCAAGTTCACGCTGGCGTTCGTCGGCTACGAAGACGAACGCACCGGCACCGCGCTGGAACTCACGCACAACTGGGATACACCTTCGTATGATCTCGGCAACGGCTTTGGCCACCTCGCCGTTGAGGTGGAAGACGCCTACGCGGCGTGCGACAAGATCAAGGCACAAGGCGGCACGGTGGTGCGCGAAGCCGGCCCGATGAAGCATGGCACGACGGTGATCGCATTCGTGACTGACCCGGATGGCTACAAAATCGAATTCATCCAGAAGAAGAAATAAAAAGCGTGCTCGGTGAGGCGACGCAATGATCAGATCGAATCCCTACTTCGAAGAACTCGGTAGCATTCACGTCGAAATCCAGGCGCTGTTTGACGGCTCGGCCGACGAAGGTGCGTTGCGGCGAATCATGGCGCGCTTCGCGCCGCAATTCACACTCGTCACGCCGTCGGGCGCCGTGATGGATTACGCGGGTCTGCACGACACGTTTGCAAGGCTGATTGGCGCGCGCCCCGGTTCGCAGATCACCATCAAGGACATGGAGCTTGTCGCCGAGTATCCGTCTGGCGCCGTGGTGAAGTATCGCGAGTATCAGCGCGACAGCGCGGGCAACGCGAACGTGCGGCGCTCTACCGCCGTGATGGATCTCGACTCAACCGGCAACGTTTCATGGCGTCATCTGCAGGAAACGTTCTGCACGGAGTAAGCCAGTATCAGACGGCAGTTGCAAGCGGCAAGTCATGCAATGAAAAAAGGGCGCTTCGTTCTAACGACGAAGCGCCCTTTCTTATGTGGCCATATTCGAACGCATCAAAGCGTCGGCAGCAATTCC comes from the Paraburkholderia sp. PREW-6R genome and includes:
- a CDS encoding EAL domain-containing protein produces the protein MTLFLSKRLLINLAVVVAAVGANAFVAYTQICGQRDVDARALRSTSVRQNLDAYRSALDGGLAALARFEASGERAPQHAAGAMSMTLGNLERDLHEEMASEPAMLGALARLSADSRALQRDIGDALKQTASAAPGDSRAWAASAYTQLGLGLNRVEADLASVRGEENRALQASLAASIQQSRRAMLLLIATMLAGSALLIFTFGVRESSARAKLRSMRALGRNDERFRGLFDEHPVPMYIVDRETLRFLAVNTAAIKQYGYSEREFLAMTVRAIRPHAEIARLESHLQRSDLVPRGRTMAGVWHHRRKDGSMISADISYHALNFMGRAAFFVLADDVTEQINAEAEAQRSNQMLETVIDNIPQRIFWKDQASRYLGCNMAFARDAGLSYPEQVVGKSDADMPWRAFADRLSEHDHEVITTGLPKMNFEVDVVIDGVHRTTMTSKLPFTDSDGRVIGVLGSYTDITERKRADLALRLQSRALDASVNAILITAPSPTGNLIEYVNPAFKRITGYDPAEVIGHDCRVLQRDDRDQEGVALIRQSLVTNREVSAVVRNYRKDGALFWNQLFIAPVPNAEGVITHHIGVINDVTDLIRYQEQLEYQANYDSLTRLPNRNLLRDRLQHALIVAQRQHKGVAVVFLDLDGFKNVNDSLGHSVGDRLLSVVAERLARCSRTSDTVARHGGDEFVIVMTDTVDEQSLIAWMERVRASISEAVWLDGTELYVGCSMGASLYPQDGDDAETLMKKADLAMYRAKDLGRNTFQFYQPEMNASAGARLNLERRLRRALRDNEFLLHYQPQVDIETGQIVGTEALVRWRDPEVGLVPPSSFIPVAEESGLIGPLSEWVLREACRQNKAWQDQGLPAARVSVNLSARVFQQRDIAQLVMQVLAETGLAPEYLELELTESAIMRNAEEAVSMLNELHALGIGLAIDDFGTGYSSLSYLKRFPVDRLKIDRSFVSDIGVSSDDETITSAIIALAHSLKLQVIAEGVETSAQLDFLKERACDEMQGFYFAKPLSTDAIRALLQGGVGAELATA
- a CDS encoding DUF4148 domain-containing protein — translated: MTSSPAKKWAVLLASVVLSVASVSPAFAQSGGGGPAGNDSDAAIPGAASKVTTTKAQRKAARKQARAKKNAELKQLEANGYNPSRNDPNYPNDIQKAEKKAAAGTAASQ
- a CDS encoding acyl-CoA thioesterase: MTDILQLPQKPCALRVVPQPSDANVHGDVFGGWIMAQVDIAGSIPASRRANGRVATIAVNSFVFKQPVFVGDLLSFYADIVKTGNTSVTVAVEVYAQRMSLTEDLVKVTEATLTYVATDSDRRPRALPTLD
- a CDS encoding ABC transporter ATP-binding protein/permease: MRRSSSTELSPISTQPRNDWQTILSLLPYLATYKWRVAFALSCLIGAKVANLGVPIVMKRIVDSLSSVRHLTALGRAQDAPGIVLLGGVGLLVVAYAVVRLSTSLFTELREVLFAKVTESAVRQLALKVFRHLHALSLRFHLDRQTGGMSRDIERGTRGITQLISYSLYSILPTLVEVGLVLGFFVVKYEAYYAVVTFIALAVYITFTVKVTEWRTHFRRTMNDLDSRANSRAIDSLLNYETVKYFGNEEWEAQRYDENLRRYRTAAIKSQRSLSALNFGQQAIIGTGLVFILWRATQGVMAGRLTLGDLVLINTFMLQLYIPLNFLGVVYRELKQSLTDMDRMFTLLGATREVPDLPDAPALHVTGAQVRFEHVNFAYEPARQILHDVSFTIPAGTTTAVVGHSGSGKSTLARLMFRFYDLDRATGGAITIDGQDIRDVAQDSLRASIGIVPQDTVLFNDSIYYNIAYGRPSATRDEVIAAARAAHIHEFIEGLPKGYDTPVGERGLKLSGGEKQRVAIARTILKNPPILLFDEATSALDSRSERAIQRELDQIARERTTLIIAHRLSTVVHAQQIIVMDKGRIVERGTHAELLNANGLFAQMWALQQQRAELTPEAGEPADVGHSGR